A genomic region of Arachis hypogaea cultivar Tifrunner chromosome 5, arahy.Tifrunner.gnm2.J5K5, whole genome shotgun sequence contains the following coding sequences:
- the LOC112801726 gene encoding pentatricopeptide repeat-containing protein At5g66520-like, producing the protein MIRFCSTLTRPSSHYDHCVRLRSLIESCKSMQQIKQTHAQLLTTGLISHFVSANKFLKLLAFASLSYAHKLFDQIPQPDLFIYNTMIKAHSLSSDSCRDSLVVFRYLIRDSGLFPNRYSFVFAFGACGNGLGVQEGEQVQVHAVKTGLENNVFVANALISMYGKWKLVEESRKVFEWAAEYRDLYSWNNMIVAYVGAGNMNKAKELFDGMQERNVVSWSTIIAGYVQVGCFMEALDFFHMMLQVGTKPNEYTLVSVLTACSNLVALDQGKWIHVYSGRSEIKMNEKLLASIIDMYAKCGDIESASRVFNEHNLKRKVWPWNAMIGGFAMHGKPNEAIGVFEQMKVENVSPNKVTFIALLNACSHGHMVKEGKSYFRLMVSDYGINPEIEHYGCMVDLLSRAGLLKEAEEMISGMPMAPDVAIWGALLNACRIYKDMQRGYRIGKIIKEMDPDHIGCHVLLGNIYSTSRRWNEARMLREKNENSDRKKVPGCSSIELNGTFHQFLVGDRSHPQSKELYSFLDEMTTKLKIAGYVPEFGELLLDIDDEEDKETALSIHSEKLAIAFGLMNTAPGTPIRIVKNLRVCVDCHKATKFISKVYERVIIVRDRTRYHHFKNGVCSCKEYW; encoded by the exons ATGATTCGGTTCTGTTCAACGTTGACGAGGCCTTCTTCACATTATGATCATTGTGTTAGGCTTCGCTCTTTGATTGAATCATGCAAATCAATGCAGCAAATTAAGCAGACTCATGCACAGTTACTAACCACTGGCCTAATCTCACACTTTGTTTCAGCTAATAAGTTTCTAAAGCTTCTTGCTTTTGCTTCCCTTTCATATGCCCACAAACTGTTTGATCAAATTCCTCAACCAGACTTGTTCATCTACAACACTATGATCAAGGCCCATTCTTTGTCCTCCGATTCCTGTCGTGATTCCCTCGTGGTTTTCCGGTATTTGATTCGGGATTCGGGTCTTTTTCCTAATAGATATAGCTTTGTGTTTGCTTTTGGTGCTTGTGGGAATGGGTTGGGTGTGCAGGAGGGGGAGCAGGTTCAAGTTCATGCTGTGAAAACTGGCCTGGAGAATAATGTGTTTGTTGCAAATGCTTTGATTAGTATGTATGGGAAGTGGAAACTTGTGGAGGAGAGCCGAAAGGTCTTCGAATGGGCCGCGGAGTATAGAGATTTGTATTCATGGAACAACATGATTGTTGCTTATGTTGGAGCAGGTAACATGAACAAAGCTAAGGAATTGTTTGATGGAATGCAAGAGCGTAATGTCGTGTCATGGAGTACGATAATTGCCGGCTATGTGCAG GTTGGCTGTTTTATGGAAGCTTTGGATTTCTTCCACATGATGCTACAAGTAGGTACAAAGCCAAATGAATATACACTTGTAAGTGTTCTTACAGCATGTTCAAATCTAGTAGCATTGGATCAAGGAAAGTGGATCCATGTTTACAGTGGCAGAAGTGAAATCAAGATGAATGAGAAGCTTCTTGCTAGCATCATTGACATGTATGCAAAGTGTGGTGACATTGAATCTGCATCAAGAGTTTTCAATGAACACAATTTGAAGCGAAAGGTTTGGCCTTGGAATGCCATGATTGGTGGGTTTGCAATGCATGGAAAACCCAACGAGGCTATAGGTGTTTTCGAACAAATGAAGGTTGAAAATGTTTCTCCCAATAAAGTCACGTTCATTGCGTTACTAAATGCTTGTAGCCATGGCCACATGGTCAAGGAGGGGAAGTCCTACTTCAGATTGATGGTTAGTGACTATGGAATTAACCCGGAAATAGAGCATTATGGATGCATGGTAGATCTACTCAGTCGTGCCGGTCTCCTAAAGGAGGCCGAAGAAATGATATCAGGTATGCCTATGGCTCCAGATGTAGCAATTTGGGGAGCACTACTAAATGCTTGTAGAATCTATAAAGATATGCAGAGGGGTTATAGAATAGGGAAAATTATTAAAGAAATGGATCCTGACCATATAGGGTGTCATGTTCTATTGGGTAATATATATTCCACGTCCAGAAGATGGAATGAAGCAAGGATGCTAAGAGAGAAGAATGAAAACAGTGACAGAAAAAAGGTTCCCGGTTGTAGttcaattgaattgaatggaacaTTCCATCAATTCCTTGTTGGGGATCGATCCCATCCTCAAAGTAAAGAGCTTTACTCATTTTTGGATGAGATGACAACCAAGTTAAAGATTGCTGGGTATGTTCCAGAATTTGGGGAGCTTCTGCTCGATATTGATGACGAGGAAGACAAAGAGACTGCCCTGTCAATACACAGTGAGAAATTGGCTATTGCTTTTGGGTTGATGAACACAGCACCTGGAACCCCGATTCGCATTGTGAAGAATTTGAGAGTTTGTGTGGACTGTCATAAAGCAACAAAATTCATCTCCAAGGTTTATGAGCGAGTAATTATAGTTAGAGACAGGACGAGATATCACCATTTTAAAAATGGAGTTTGCTCTTGCAAAGAATATTGGTAA